The following nucleotide sequence is from Gymnodinialimonas sp. 202GB13-11.
GGACGATGCCGGGCAGAATGGAGCCGTCTGTGACGCCGGTGGCCGCAAAGATCACGTCCGCCGTGACCATGTCATCGCGGCTGTAGATGCGGTCGAGATCGGTGATGCCTGCCTTGGCTGCACGGCCTTTCTCGTCATCATTGCGGAAGGTCAGCCGCCCCCACATCTGCCCGCCCATGCATTTCAGCGCTGCGGCGGCCAGAACGCCCTCTGGCGCGCCGCCCAGACCCATATACATGTCAATGCCGGTCTTCTCGGCCTCGGCGCAGTGGATCACACCGGCCACGTCCCCATCGGTGATCAGGCGGATCGCGGCGCCGGTGTCGCGCAGCTCGGCGATCATCGCTTCGTGGCGAGGTCGGTCGAGGACACAAACGGTGATATCCTTAGTCGTGCATTGCTTGGCAGCCGCCAGAAGGCGGACGCGTTCGCCGGGGGTCTGGTCAAGGCTCACGATGTTTTCCGGGTAGCCGGGGCCGATGGCGAGCTTCTCCATATAGACGTCCGGGGCGTGCAGCATGGAGCCGCGCGGACCCATGGCGATGACAGTCAGCGCGTTTGGCATATCTTTGGCAGTAAGCGTTGTGCCTTCGAGTGGGTCGAGCGCAATGTCCACATCCGGACCGGTGCCTGAGCCGACTTCCTCACCAATGTAGAGCATCGGAGCCTCGTCGCGTTCACCTTCACCGATCACCACGACGCCTTTGATGTCGAGGCGGTTGAGCTGCTCACGCATCGCGTTGACGGCGGCCTGATCGGCGGCTTTCTCATCCCCGCGGCCGATCCATTCGGCGGAGGCAATTGCAGCGGCCTCTGAGACGCGGGCGAGGCCGAGTGAAAGCGTGCGGTCGTTGAAATCTTTCTTGGCCATGTGTGTCCCTGCGCGATGTGAGCCTGTGTTGGATGTGGCTTATCTTGCGGAGGCTGGAGCGACAAGGCTGGGGGCGCTAACGCAAGGCAAACGGGT
It contains:
- the glpX gene encoding class II fructose-bisphosphatase — its product is MAKKDFNDRTLSLGLARVSEAAAIASAEWIGRGDEKAADQAAVNAMREQLNRLDIKGVVVIGEGERDEAPMLYIGEEVGSGTGPDVDIALDPLEGTTLTAKDMPNALTVIAMGPRGSMLHAPDVYMEKLAIGPGYPENIVSLDQTPGERVRLLAAAKQCTTKDITVCVLDRPRHEAMIAELRDTGAAIRLITDGDVAGVIHCAEAEKTGIDMYMGLGGAPEGVLAAAALKCMGGQMWGRLTFRNDDEKGRAAKAGITDLDRIYSRDDMVTADVIFAATGVTDGSILPGIVREPTHLTTETILMRSKTGSVRRMSYRNPRH